One genomic segment of [Phormidium] sp. ETS-05 includes these proteins:
- the yhdJ gene encoding adenine-specific DNA-methyltransferase, whose product MAEKYESEGNLIFWGDALQVLSEEIASESVDLIFLDPPYNIGKKFADFHDKWESEAEYISWAYQWLDECMRVLKPDGTMYVMASTQAMPYFDLYLRQKLTILSRIVWYYDSSGVQARKYFGSLYEPILYCVKDKNNYIFNDQHIKIPAKTGAERKLIDYRKPVPSLYNTEKLPGNVWYFPRVRYRMAEYEEHPTQKPEALLERMILASSNEGSIVLDPFAGTFTTAAVARRYLRNSVSIESQLKYCKIGMRRVFGWGEYQGEKLLPPQKAHSKHPHKVNGSDFIQESLFDVDSIS is encoded by the coding sequence ATGGCAGAAAAATACGAATCTGAAGGAAATCTCATATTTTGGGGGGATGCTTTGCAGGTTTTATCCGAGGAAATTGCCTCGGAATCTGTTGATTTGATTTTTCTCGACCCTCCTTATAACATCGGTAAAAAATTTGCCGATTTCCATGATAAATGGGAATCGGAAGCAGAATATATAAGCTGGGCATATCAATGGCTGGATGAATGTATGCGCGTACTGAAACCAGATGGCACTATGTATGTCATGGCCAGCACCCAAGCTATGCCTTACTTTGACCTGTATCTCAGACAAAAGTTAACTATTCTCAGTCGAATTGTCTGGTATTATGATAGTTCTGGGGTGCAAGCCAGAAAATATTTCGGCTCTTTGTATGAACCTATCCTTTATTGTGTTAAAGACAAAAATAATTATATTTTTAATGACCAGCATATAAAAATCCCAGCTAAAACTGGGGCGGAGAGGAAACTAATAGATTACAGGAAGCCAGTGCCTAGTCTATACAATACGGAAAAATTACCTGGTAATGTGTGGTACTTTCCCCGGGTGAGATATCGGATGGCAGAATATGAAGAGCATCCCACGCAAAAGCCGGAAGCATTGTTAGAAAGAATGATTTTGGCTAGTAGTAATGAAGGCAGTATCGTCCTTGACCCGTTTGCTGGCACGTTTACCACTGCTGCTGTGGCGAGACGCTACCTCAGAAATTCTGTGAGTATAGAATCTCAGCTCAAATATTGTAAAATTGGCATGAGACGGGTTTTTGGCTGGGGAGAATATCAAGGTGAAAAGCTCTTACCCCCTCAAAAAGCCCACAGCAAACATCCTCACAAGGTTAACGGTTCTGATTTTATCCAGGAGAGTCTATTTGATGTCGATAGTATATCATAA